The following proteins are co-located in the Calliphora vicina chromosome 2, idCalVici1.1, whole genome shotgun sequence genome:
- the LOC135950537 gene encoding uncharacterized protein LOC135950537, with product MPRRCRCRNCRPTHRQGSSDSGLTETEVCGQERTSQQGVLRQRHQLRRSQSDSQGANRSIREEQRGCRVVRSVVQGRLHLHTTQGTTLRRTVGSSREAGEAPTSTSGGQCTAHARGNANNARGGRGGAQQPAHSTAVSRPERRRCLNSSASSNRRGSAFAATRIRRRRQRQQAEVLEAMADAMRAQAEVLASLVQRLRPGVAGQRQVAPR from the exons ATGCCTCGTCGTTGCCGTTGCCGAAATTGCCGTCCAACACACAGACAGGGAAGTAGTGATTCTGGATTGACCGAAACAGAG gTTTGCGGCCAGGAGAGGACTTCCCAGCAAGGTGTACTGCGACAACGCCACCAACTTCGTAGGAGCCAGTCGGATTCTCAAGGAGCTAATAGAAGCATTCGAGAAGAACAAAGGGGATGTCGTGTCGTACGCAGCGTCGTGCAAGGTAGACTTCACCTTCATACCACCCAGGGCACCACACTTCGGAGGACTGTGGGAAGCAGCCGTGAAGCAGGCGAAGCACCTACTTCTACGAGCGGTGGGCAATGCACTGCTCACGCAAGAGGAAATGCCAACAATGCTCGTGGAGGTAGAGGCGGAGCTCAACAGCCGGCCCATAGCACCGCTGTCTCCAGACCCGAACGACGGAGATGCCTTAACTCCAGCGCATCTTCTAATAGGAGAGGGTCTGCGTTCGCTGCCACCAGGATCCGGCGAAGACGTCAACGACAGCAAGCTGAGGTGCTTGAAGCGATGGCAGATGCTATGCGCGCTCAAGCAGAGGTTTTGGCGAGCTTGGTCCAGAGATTACGTCCTGGGGTTGCAGGACAAAGGCAAGTGGCACCAAGATAG